In Rosa rugosa chromosome 4, drRosRugo1.1, whole genome shotgun sequence, the genomic stretch CCGTCTGTTGTAGTGTTCTTTTGCAGACTGTGAACCTATGTTGGAATCTGATATCTCATGCTGCCTTATATTTAATCTGAATGTTGTAACTCTCGTGATTgagtatttatgtttttttattatttttgtttaggtGTTTGGAAGCACTCAAAGAGTGAGGGCCATGAGGATTTTGGGCTTCTTGTGAGTGAGAAGGCCAAGAAGTATGCAATAGTTAAGGAGCTTGATGAGCCTGTGAGCCTCAAGGATGGGACTGTTGTCCTTCAATTTGAGACTCGTCTCCAGAATGGGCTTGAATGTGGTGGCGCCTATCTGAAATACCTTCGACCCCAGGAGGCTGGATGGGAACCTAAGATATTTGACAATGAGTCTCCTTATTCTATCATGTTTGGACCCGACAAATGTGGGCTTACAAACAAGGTTCACTTCATTTTCAAGCATAAGAATCCCAAGAGTGGAGAGTATGTTGAACACCATCTTACCACCCCACCCTCTGTTCCAACTGACAAACTTTCTCATGTATACACTGCCATTATCAAACCTGATAACGAGTTGATAATTCTGGTTGAtggagaggagaagaagaaggccAACTTTTTATCAACTGATGATTTTATGCCTCCACTGATCCCTGCCAAGACAATTCCTGATCCAGAAGATAAGAAGCCTGAGGATTGGGATGAGAGAGCCAAAATTCCGGATCCTAATGCAGTTAAACCTGATGATTGGGATGAGGATGCACCCATGGAAATTGAAGACGAGGAAGCAGAGAAACCTGAAGGATGGTTGGATGATGAGCCTGAGGAGGTAGATGATCCTGAAGCCACAAAGCCAGAGGATTGGGATGACGAGGAGGATGGTGAGTGGGAGGCCCCTAAGATTGACAACCCCAAGTGTGTGACTGCCCCTGGTTGTGGTGAATGGAAGAGGCCAATGAAGAGGAATCCAGCTTACAAGGGAAAATGGCATGCACCACTCATCGATAACCCCAGTTACAAGGGTATTTGGAAGCCTCAGGAGATTCCTAACCCCAGTTACTTTGAGCTCGAGAAACCTAACTTCGAGCCCATTGCTGCTGTTGGTATTGAGATCTGGACCATGCAAGATGGTATATTGTTTGACAACATTTTGATAACAAAAGATGAGAAAGTTGCACAATCATACCGAGAGACCCAGTGGAAACCAAAATTTGAAgttgagaaggagaaagagaaggccGAGGAAGATGTTCCTAGTTCAGAAGGTCTATTAGCCAACGTCCAGGTACATGGTTTTGCAATTTAGCTTTTCGGTGAAACATTGTTTTTTATGCCAAATGATATTGTAGTTGCTTTGTACAGTAAGTAACATATAATTTTCAACTCCTGCAGAAGAAGATATTTGAAATTCTATACAAGGTTGCAGATGTTCCCTTCTTAGCTGCCTACAAGTCTAAGATAATTGTAAGTTATCAGTCTATCGTTCTTCAATCCATTTTTATGATGAATTTGTGGATTGCAGTCTAATATCCAAGCTTCTTCTGCAGGATCTCATTGAGAAGGCAGAGGAACAACCTAATATCACACTTGGTGTCATCGGCTCCATTGCTGTGATCATCTTAACAGCACTTTTCATGTTCCTTTTCGGTGGGAAGAAACCCGTGAGTCCCAAATCACCTTAAAAGAGCCAGCCTCTTTCTTCTTATGGTTTGCTTttgttaaatgttgttgctgtTGTTAAATGTTGCTTTGTCTTGTGCAGACAAAGGTTGAGAAGAAACCCACCGTAGCCACTGAGGCTTCTGGAAGTGGtgtggagaagaaagaagaggagaGTGAGAAGGAAGGTTCTTCAGGTGAGAAGGAAGGTTCGTCAGGTGAGAACGAGAAGGAAACTGGTGCTGCTCCTCGTCGGAGGACAGGACCCAGACGTGAAAACTGAGTGAGAAGAGAGGAAAAGCCTAGCTACTACTGATTACATCGCACTCTTCACTTTGATGACTATCATGAAATTTTGAGCCTAGCTGTTTTTGTAGGTCATTCTTGGCTGttggtattttttttctttgtttttagcCTTGTGTTGAGACAGTAATATGCATCAGGAGTGTAAATGACATTTCTATTAAGCTGTTATAGTTCCTTTCGAGTGACCAAGTAAACATTTACTTTGAcagtttgatactttgattCTTATGTACCGTTTAGAAGTTTATTATGGATGGCCAGAATTTGGTGCTGTGATAGTCTGATTCTTCCTCCCTTTTTCAACCCAGaatgcaagtaaattagttTCTGAGACATGAAGGTGTTGAGCAGAACGAAATCCATTTGAAACCCTAGAACCTAGTTTTCTCCATTCACAATTGAATTCCTTCTTGGTGCCATTGTTATTCCTACCCGTCCACAACATATTTGATAAACAATTGAGATTATGAAATATGAGAATTTGTATGGTTTGGCTTGGGAGGAATCATAAGGCACTCATGGAATGTGATGGCATGTCAAACATGTTGAACTCGGCAACAATATTGAAATTTCCTTCCACCATAAACTCACCATTCATTGACCATGATTTTTACAACTGTTCCAAGTGAGGGAATATAGCATccatgagtttttttttctaatgaattttattattttctaatttctaaaaattgtagaaaaaatattttaaaaaaatcttGCATTGTGATTTTTGAGTTGTATTAGTTCAAGAAGTGTTTGAAAATTATTATTTaaagtgtgaaaatattttagtaagaaaataagaatatgcaAATTTTAGTCAAAAATCTAAGTGTTATAATCAACGAGTTAGGGTGAAAATCATGATGTTtaaatttttcttgttcttttttatttttaagactcAATTTCCAAGAGTTGGGACTTGGGATATGAATTGTAGTTTATAAAGTTATATTTAGAGCTTTATGACACTAATTGCCTAAGAAAATTAGAGTCTTGTAGAGTACACTGCAAGTTCATAATGTTTAGAGACCATACTATTGATTAAACCAACTTATAATCTAATATCACACTCCGTAGATCCTCAGTTCTTTCTGGCTCAGACCAGGGATAAACATGTGCCTTCCTCAATGCCAGCAGCCCACAAATACGAACGATCATCAAGAACAATAATATTTCCCTCGTACTTCATTTCTAGTGCCTTGTTTTCGATATCCACACCATGTCCGTATAGATAATCTTTCAAGGTGGCCACAGTGATTTCTTCATTGACAATCAACGCCAAGGAATACTGGTCGGCTATCCGGATTGTGACTGCAATTTTCCGAAGGAGGGTGAGGACAGAACCATGAGAAATGCCGTATTGTTGCACAGTCATTGCATCACTTTGCAGCCACGTCCCGTTTTCCAAGCTCAGCTCTTGCCTATCGGCAGGGATTGCGATTCCTCGTTCTTGCGAAATCCTTAATTTCACTTGCATAACTGTGGCGGAAAGTGGAATCTGCATAGGGAAATCCTCTTCTTCCCAACGAACCATGATCAGAATGCTCTATCAAACACGAACACCAGCCaatttgttatgaacaacattATGTCAACTATAGTgctaaaaaaaagaaatgacCACAATAATTTGAAAGACGAATTCAGCTTGTGGAGTGTGAAAGCTCTTACCGGACAAAAGTTCAGTCGAGGATCCATTTGTGTAAGGTAGATCGACAAAAGTTCTGTAGACAGTTGTATGGTTCATTGTGAAGGCGAGTAATTGCTTGTAATGCATCTGTTCATGGTATTAGGATGAGTTGCTCAAGTGTGTTTTATATGTGATCACTATTAAGGTTCCTCCTTCATACAGATTTTGTTCCAAATTAGACTAGAAACTGCAAATTGAGACTTTGACTAATACAGGGCAATTTGTTATGAAGAAATGAGTTAAAAGATTACTAATAACTTGGGAGTCATTATGGGGTATTATGTATGTATGAACATAATATTTGTTCAACTTTTGGGTTCTTTTTACAAGAATTAAACATCGTCTCGAAAGTTCTACAATACATCAGATGACCATTGGTGTCATCTACCAACTCTAATTTTCTTTTCATGAATACACCCAAAGCACCAAAGCAGTCCTACTTTTGTCCGTCCTAGCTTCATAGGAACAAATCTCACAATTGTGTGAACAAATAGAGATGCGAAATTCTTCACCTTATGATTCTACTAAAAAGATTGGATCAAGCTGTTTGGAAAAGCGACTTTGGCCGTGCTCT encodes the following:
- the LOC133742701 gene encoding calnexin homolog — protein: MAGIRSGVVSVLFVLFACFSIQQLSASDDTVFYDSFDESFEGRWTVSGKDEYQGVWKHSKSEGHEDFGLLVSEKAKKYAIVKELDEPVSLKDGTVVLQFETRLQNGLECGGAYLKYLRPQEAGWEPKIFDNESPYSIMFGPDKCGLTNKVHFIFKHKNPKSGEYVEHHLTTPPSVPTDKLSHVYTAIIKPDNELIILVDGEEKKKANFLSTDDFMPPLIPAKTIPDPEDKKPEDWDERAKIPDPNAVKPDDWDEDAPMEIEDEEAEKPEGWLDDEPEEVDDPEATKPEDWDDEEDGEWEAPKIDNPKCVTAPGCGEWKRPMKRNPAYKGKWHAPLIDNPSYKGIWKPQEIPNPSYFELEKPNFEPIAAVGIEIWTMQDGILFDNILITKDEKVAQSYRETQWKPKFEVEKEKEKAEEDVPSSEGLLANVQKKIFEILYKVADVPFLAAYKSKIIDLIEKAEEQPNITLGVIGSIAVIILTALFMFLFGGKKPTKVEKKPTVATEASGSGVEKKEEESEKEGSSGEKEGSSGENEKETGAAPRRRTGPRREN